From the Pomacea canaliculata isolate SZHN2017 linkage group LG4, ASM307304v1, whole genome shotgun sequence genome, one window contains:
- the LOC112563178 gene encoding uncharacterized protein LOC112563178 isoform X3 encodes MKMWADTTMNDGRMCLNGDEDCGGASRTYTRKDTFCCPRGHSLHIASNPYDPTDYHGCECRKKSSKRGHNSSSHSCTYGTESCRDMTNSLMKSRPYCCSNSISMNVASFGEVIYRGCRCPGNTAPVIPPGAYTPPLTGDYNSSGEACLYNALCDDSPSLKCGSRRDNVFCCYNSRGIHTKYLDPPVVTACTCTNDFWGGRCGLYQEPAPFTEQRCLTDGDCPVGINTTVVTTTNNVKVTYCCPSLIHKPHVQTVQGATPKDVCSCSSHGEDRGSPEEKVREWAELTKDYGQWCESGPVCGSLSSRLKLYLRVKYFLTATLTMCCRQTNGTQYYAVYSLDSDYDHVGCRCANTSVPRPVPGAYVVPEAGYFNSTGESCSYNSGCDNYPSAICESSEVAVCCYGSRGIVTRELPDGRTGCTCTNEKNEEVCGGLVSKGLTSRSSGVTPTHLCLTVGLMVNLLTFQTR; translated from the exons atgaaAATGTGGGCCGATACAACTATGAATGACG gTCGCATGTGCCTAAACGGGGACGAAGATTGTGGTGGTGCGAGCAGAACCTACACGAGGAAGGACACTTTCTGCTGTCCTCGCGGTCATTCTTTGCACATTGCTTCCAATCCCTACGACCCCACCGACTACCATGGCTGTGAATGTCGGAAAAAATCCTCGAAAAGGGGGCACAACTCTTCAA gtCACAGTTGTACGTACGGCACAGAGAGTTGCCGTGACATGACTAATAGCCTGATGAAAAGTAGGCCCTATTGCTGCTCCAACAGTATCTCCATGAACGTTGCCAGTTTCGGTGAAGTCATCTACCGTGGGTGTAGGTGTCCGGGAAACACTGCCCCTGTCATCCCTCCAGGTGCCTACACTCCTCCCTTGACTGGAGATTACAACTCTTCAG GAGAGGCGTGTCTATACAACGCCCTCTGTGACGATTCCCCCAGTCTCAAGTGTGGCAGCAGGCGAGACAACGTATTTTGCTGCTACAACAGCCGGGGTATCCACACCAAGTACCTGGACCCACCCGTCGTCACCGCATGCACGTGCACTAACGACTTCTGGGGCGGGCGGTGCGGACTTTACCAGGAGCCAGCTCCCTTCACAGAACAGA GGTGCTTGACCGACGGCGACTGCCCTGTGGGGATCAACACCACGGTCGTGACAACAACCAACAACGTGAAGGTGACGTACTGCTGTCCGAGCCTCATCCACAAGCCTCACGTGCAGACCGTGCAGGGCGCCACACCTAAAGACGTCTGCAGCTGCAGCTCTCACGGCGAGGACAGAGGTTCCCCTGAAGAGAAGGTTCGTGAGTGGGCCGAGCTGACGAAGGACTATG GTCAATGGTGTGAGAGCGGACCAGTCTGTGGAAGCCTCTCATCCCGGCTGAAGTTATACTTGCGGGTGAAGTATTTTTTGACCGCGACCTTGACGATGTGTTGCCGCCAGACCAACGGCACTCAATACTACGCCGTCTACAGCTTGGACAGCGACTACGACCACGTCGGCTGCCGGTGCGCCAACACCTCCGTTCCCCGCCCAGTGCCTGGAGCCTATGTGGTGCCGGAGGCTGGCTACTTCAACTCCACAG GGGAGAGCTGTTCGTATAATTCCGGGTGTGACAACTACCCGAGCGCCATTTGCGAGTCGTCTGAGGTGGCTGTCTGTTGCTATGGCAGCCGCGGCATCGTAACGCGTGAGCTGCCTGATGGTCGCACAGGGTGCACCTGCACGAATGAGAAGAACGAGGAGGTGTGCGGAGGATTAGTGTCCAAGGGATTGACGTCCAGGTCATCAGGGGTCACACCTACCCACCTCTGCCTGACAGTCGGGCTGATGGTCAATCTGCTTACATTCCAAACCAGATAG
- the LOC112563178 gene encoding uncharacterized protein LOC112563178 isoform X2, with the protein MAATCVALCTAVAMIASAAASQGCLTGDACSNSVNKETIGGVTYCCSDVTGSPKVKVDGTCECQPEDEEMKMWADTTMNDGRMCLNGDEDCGGASRTYTRKDTFCCPRGHSLHIASNPYDPTDYHGCECRKKSSKRGHNSSSHSCTYGTESCRDMTNSLMKSRPYCCSNSISMNVASFGEVIYRGCRCPGNTAPVIPPGAYTPPLTGDYNSSGEACLYNALCDDSPSLKCGSRRDNVFCCYNSRGIHTKYLDPPVVTACTCTNDFWGGRCGLYQEPAPFTEQRCLTDGDCPVGINTTVVTTTNNVKVTYCCPSLIHKPHVQTVQGATPKDVCSCSSHGEDRGSPEEKVREWAELTKDYGQWCESGPVCGSLSSRLKLYLRVKYFLTATLTMCCRQTNGTQYYAVYSLDSDYDHVGCRCANTSVPRPVPGAYVVPEAGYFNSTGESCSYNSGCDNYPSAICESSEVAVCCYGSRGIVTRELPDGRTGCTCTNEKNEEVCGGLVSKGLTSRSSGVTPTHLCLTVGLMVNLLTFQTR; encoded by the exons ATGGCCGCCACTTGTGTTGCGCTGTGCACAGCAGTTGCTATGATTGCAA GTGCCGCTGCGAGTCAGGGCTGTCTGACAGGTGATGCGTGTAGTAACTCCGTGAACAAAGAGACCATTGGAGGCGTGACGTACTGctgcagtgacgtcactggatCGCCAAAGGTGAAGGTTGATGGCACCTGCGAGTGCCAGCCtgaggatgaagagatgaaAATGTGGGCCGATACAACTATGAATGACG gTCGCATGTGCCTAAACGGGGACGAAGATTGTGGTGGTGCGAGCAGAACCTACACGAGGAAGGACACTTTCTGCTGTCCTCGCGGTCATTCTTTGCACATTGCTTCCAATCCCTACGACCCCACCGACTACCATGGCTGTGAATGTCGGAAAAAATCCTCGAAAAGGGGGCACAACTCTTCAA gtCACAGTTGTACGTACGGCACAGAGAGTTGCCGTGACATGACTAATAGCCTGATGAAAAGTAGGCCCTATTGCTGCTCCAACAGTATCTCCATGAACGTTGCCAGTTTCGGTGAAGTCATCTACCGTGGGTGTAGGTGTCCGGGAAACACTGCCCCTGTCATCCCTCCAGGTGCCTACACTCCTCCCTTGACTGGAGATTACAACTCTTCAG GAGAGGCGTGTCTATACAACGCCCTCTGTGACGATTCCCCCAGTCTCAAGTGTGGCAGCAGGCGAGACAACGTATTTTGCTGCTACAACAGCCGGGGTATCCACACCAAGTACCTGGACCCACCCGTCGTCACCGCATGCACGTGCACTAACGACTTCTGGGGCGGGCGGTGCGGACTTTACCAGGAGCCAGCTCCCTTCACAGAACAGA GGTGCTTGACCGACGGCGACTGCCCTGTGGGGATCAACACCACGGTCGTGACAACAACCAACAACGTGAAGGTGACGTACTGCTGTCCGAGCCTCATCCACAAGCCTCACGTGCAGACCGTGCAGGGCGCCACACCTAAAGACGTCTGCAGCTGCAGCTCTCACGGCGAGGACAGAGGTTCCCCTGAAGAGAAGGTTCGTGAGTGGGCCGAGCTGACGAAGGACTATG GTCAATGGTGTGAGAGCGGACCAGTCTGTGGAAGCCTCTCATCCCGGCTGAAGTTATACTTGCGGGTGAAGTATTTTTTGACCGCGACCTTGACGATGTGTTGCCGCCAGACCAACGGCACTCAATACTACGCCGTCTACAGCTTGGACAGCGACTACGACCACGTCGGCTGCCGGTGCGCCAACACCTCCGTTCCCCGCCCAGTGCCTGGAGCCTATGTGGTGCCGGAGGCTGGCTACTTCAACTCCACAG GGGAGAGCTGTTCGTATAATTCCGGGTGTGACAACTACCCGAGCGCCATTTGCGAGTCGTCTGAGGTGGCTGTCTGTTGCTATGGCAGCCGCGGCATCGTAACGCGTGAGCTGCCTGATGGTCGCACAGGGTGCACCTGCACGAATGAGAAGAACGAGGAGGTGTGCGGAGGATTAGTGTCCAAGGGATTGACGTCCAGGTCATCAGGGGTCACACCTACCCACCTCTGCCTGACAGTCGGGCTGATGGTCAATCTGCTTACATTCCAAACCAGATAG
- the LOC112563178 gene encoding uncharacterized protein LOC112563178 isoform X4, with the protein MCLNGDEDCGGASRTYTRKDTFCCPRGHSLHIASNPYDPTDYHGCECRKKSSKRGHNSSSHSCTYGTESCRDMTNSLMKSRPYCCSNSISMNVASFGEVIYRGCRCPGNTAPVIPPGAYTPPLTGDYNSSGEACLYNALCDDSPSLKCGSRRDNVFCCYNSRGIHTKYLDPPVVTACTCTNDFWGGRCGLYQEPAPFTEQRCLTDGDCPVGINTTVVTTTNNVKVTYCCPSLIHKPHVQTVQGATPKDVCSCSSHGEDRGSPEEKVREWAELTKDYGQWCESGPVCGSLSSRLKLYLRVKYFLTATLTMCCRQTNGTQYYAVYSLDSDYDHVGCRCANTSVPRPVPGAYVVPEAGYFNSTGESCSYNSGCDNYPSAICESSEVAVCCYGSRGIVTRELPDGRTGCTCTNEKNEEVCGGLVSKGLTSRSSGVTPTHLCLTVGLMVNLLTFQTR; encoded by the exons ATGTGCCTAAACGGGGACGAAGATTGTGGTGGTGCGAGCAGAACCTACACGAGGAAGGACACTTTCTGCTGTCCTCGCGGTCATTCTTTGCACATTGCTTCCAATCCCTACGACCCCACCGACTACCATGGCTGTGAATGTCGGAAAAAATCCTCGAAAAGGGGGCACAACTCTTCAA gtCACAGTTGTACGTACGGCACAGAGAGTTGCCGTGACATGACTAATAGCCTGATGAAAAGTAGGCCCTATTGCTGCTCCAACAGTATCTCCATGAACGTTGCCAGTTTCGGTGAAGTCATCTACCGTGGGTGTAGGTGTCCGGGAAACACTGCCCCTGTCATCCCTCCAGGTGCCTACACTCCTCCCTTGACTGGAGATTACAACTCTTCAG GAGAGGCGTGTCTATACAACGCCCTCTGTGACGATTCCCCCAGTCTCAAGTGTGGCAGCAGGCGAGACAACGTATTTTGCTGCTACAACAGCCGGGGTATCCACACCAAGTACCTGGACCCACCCGTCGTCACCGCATGCACGTGCACTAACGACTTCTGGGGCGGGCGGTGCGGACTTTACCAGGAGCCAGCTCCCTTCACAGAACAGA GGTGCTTGACCGACGGCGACTGCCCTGTGGGGATCAACACCACGGTCGTGACAACAACCAACAACGTGAAGGTGACGTACTGCTGTCCGAGCCTCATCCACAAGCCTCACGTGCAGACCGTGCAGGGCGCCACACCTAAAGACGTCTGCAGCTGCAGCTCTCACGGCGAGGACAGAGGTTCCCCTGAAGAGAAGGTTCGTGAGTGGGCCGAGCTGACGAAGGACTATG GTCAATGGTGTGAGAGCGGACCAGTCTGTGGAAGCCTCTCATCCCGGCTGAAGTTATACTTGCGGGTGAAGTATTTTTTGACCGCGACCTTGACGATGTGTTGCCGCCAGACCAACGGCACTCAATACTACGCCGTCTACAGCTTGGACAGCGACTACGACCACGTCGGCTGCCGGTGCGCCAACACCTCCGTTCCCCGCCCAGTGCCTGGAGCCTATGTGGTGCCGGAGGCTGGCTACTTCAACTCCACAG GGGAGAGCTGTTCGTATAATTCCGGGTGTGACAACTACCCGAGCGCCATTTGCGAGTCGTCTGAGGTGGCTGTCTGTTGCTATGGCAGCCGCGGCATCGTAACGCGTGAGCTGCCTGATGGTCGCACAGGGTGCACCTGCACGAATGAGAAGAACGAGGAGGTGTGCGGAGGATTAGTGTCCAAGGGATTGACGTCCAGGTCATCAGGGGTCACACCTACCCACCTCTGCCTGACAGTCGGGCTGATGGTCAATCTGCTTACATTCCAAACCAGATAG
- the LOC112563178 gene encoding uncharacterized protein LOC112563178 isoform X1, with the protein MKKTSLELFRRHLAWDKNNNNSNNNNKTFYDMAATCVALCTAVAMIASAAASQGCLTGDACSNSVNKETIGGVTYCCSDVTGSPKVKVDGTCECQPEDEEMKMWADTTMNDGRMCLNGDEDCGGASRTYTRKDTFCCPRGHSLHIASNPYDPTDYHGCECRKKSSKRGHNSSSHSCTYGTESCRDMTNSLMKSRPYCCSNSISMNVASFGEVIYRGCRCPGNTAPVIPPGAYTPPLTGDYNSSGEACLYNALCDDSPSLKCGSRRDNVFCCYNSRGIHTKYLDPPVVTACTCTNDFWGGRCGLYQEPAPFTEQRCLTDGDCPVGINTTVVTTTNNVKVTYCCPSLIHKPHVQTVQGATPKDVCSCSSHGEDRGSPEEKVREWAELTKDYGQWCESGPVCGSLSSRLKLYLRVKYFLTATLTMCCRQTNGTQYYAVYSLDSDYDHVGCRCANTSVPRPVPGAYVVPEAGYFNSTGESCSYNSGCDNYPSAICESSEVAVCCYGSRGIVTRELPDGRTGCTCTNEKNEEVCGGLVSKGLTSRSSGVTPTHLCLTVGLMVNLLTFQTR; encoded by the exons ATGAAAAAAACTTCTCTTGAACTGTTTAGAAGACACCTCGCTTgggacaaaaacaacaacaacagcaacaacaacaacaaaaccttcTACGACATGGCCGCCACTTGTGTTGCGCTGTGCACAGCAGTTGCTATGATTGCAA GTGCCGCTGCGAGTCAGGGCTGTCTGACAGGTGATGCGTGTAGTAACTCCGTGAACAAAGAGACCATTGGAGGCGTGACGTACTGctgcagtgacgtcactggatCGCCAAAGGTGAAGGTTGATGGCACCTGCGAGTGCCAGCCtgaggatgaagagatgaaAATGTGGGCCGATACAACTATGAATGACG gTCGCATGTGCCTAAACGGGGACGAAGATTGTGGTGGTGCGAGCAGAACCTACACGAGGAAGGACACTTTCTGCTGTCCTCGCGGTCATTCTTTGCACATTGCTTCCAATCCCTACGACCCCACCGACTACCATGGCTGTGAATGTCGGAAAAAATCCTCGAAAAGGGGGCACAACTCTTCAA gtCACAGTTGTACGTACGGCACAGAGAGTTGCCGTGACATGACTAATAGCCTGATGAAAAGTAGGCCCTATTGCTGCTCCAACAGTATCTCCATGAACGTTGCCAGTTTCGGTGAAGTCATCTACCGTGGGTGTAGGTGTCCGGGAAACACTGCCCCTGTCATCCCTCCAGGTGCCTACACTCCTCCCTTGACTGGAGATTACAACTCTTCAG GAGAGGCGTGTCTATACAACGCCCTCTGTGACGATTCCCCCAGTCTCAAGTGTGGCAGCAGGCGAGACAACGTATTTTGCTGCTACAACAGCCGGGGTATCCACACCAAGTACCTGGACCCACCCGTCGTCACCGCATGCACGTGCACTAACGACTTCTGGGGCGGGCGGTGCGGACTTTACCAGGAGCCAGCTCCCTTCACAGAACAGA GGTGCTTGACCGACGGCGACTGCCCTGTGGGGATCAACACCACGGTCGTGACAACAACCAACAACGTGAAGGTGACGTACTGCTGTCCGAGCCTCATCCACAAGCCTCACGTGCAGACCGTGCAGGGCGCCACACCTAAAGACGTCTGCAGCTGCAGCTCTCACGGCGAGGACAGAGGTTCCCCTGAAGAGAAGGTTCGTGAGTGGGCCGAGCTGACGAAGGACTATG GTCAATGGTGTGAGAGCGGACCAGTCTGTGGAAGCCTCTCATCCCGGCTGAAGTTATACTTGCGGGTGAAGTATTTTTTGACCGCGACCTTGACGATGTGTTGCCGCCAGACCAACGGCACTCAATACTACGCCGTCTACAGCTTGGACAGCGACTACGACCACGTCGGCTGCCGGTGCGCCAACACCTCCGTTCCCCGCCCAGTGCCTGGAGCCTATGTGGTGCCGGAGGCTGGCTACTTCAACTCCACAG GGGAGAGCTGTTCGTATAATTCCGGGTGTGACAACTACCCGAGCGCCATTTGCGAGTCGTCTGAGGTGGCTGTCTGTTGCTATGGCAGCCGCGGCATCGTAACGCGTGAGCTGCCTGATGGTCGCACAGGGTGCACCTGCACGAATGAGAAGAACGAGGAGGTGTGCGGAGGATTAGTGTCCAAGGGATTGACGTCCAGGTCATCAGGGGTCACACCTACCCACCTCTGCCTGACAGTCGGGCTGATGGTCAATCTGCTTACATTCCAAACCAGATAG
- the LOC112563179 gene encoding uncharacterized protein LOC112563179 isoform X2, with protein MTAILTTLWVTAVAVVVAVVVAEDCLTDDNCRNITATRTTGNVTYCCSDVSRQMSVRVDGQCQCLSQGLHNGTGQTKDALKNWADDTMDEGRMCLFGEKDCSGSHFNATIGSVQQPYCCRNSDNIEFVMYNASDPDYVGCRCANNSAPLTPPGAYNVPLTQRYVSSGEACLYEALCDDNPSLKCEGHRGVYCCYNSRGIHTTNLNATTTACTCSNEFRGERCDDDVKSVPALEQRCLKDAACPVGAKTAVVKSGAQNVTVTYCCPSLIHEPHVQTVQGATPKDICSCSSHDEEGSPTVKTIQWAELTKDYGRWCESGSACELLSSKLTFYRNYDTSTNKVLSLCCRTPNTTYYFAAYEQESYESIGCRCANTRVPHPEHGAYAVPEAGFYNSTGEACSYNSGCDDHPSLKCEASDVSFCCYGSRGMYTDTLNDRITSCTCTNDRLGEFCAGKLFPVSTSSHVTPSGVLCLLLMALYCLGR; from the exons ATGACTGCAATCCTTACTACGTTGTGGGTGActgctgtggctgttgttgttgctgtagtcGTAG CGGAAGACTGTTTGACAGACGACAACTGCCGCAACATCACCGCCACCAGGACCACCGGCAACGTTACCTACTGctgcagtgacgtcagcagacagATGAGTGTGCGGGTTGACGGACAGTGTCAATGCCTGTCGCAAGGTCTGCACAACGGGACTGGTCAGACCAAGGATGCTTTGAAGAACTGGGCTGACGACACCATGGATGAAG GTCGCATGTGTTTGTTCGGCGAAAAGGACTGCAGTGGCTCCCACTTCAATGCGACGATCGGGTCGGTACAGCAGCCGTACTGCTGCCGCAACAGCGACAACATCGAGTTCGTCATGTACAACGCCTCTGACCCCGACTACGTGGGTTGCCGTTGTGCGAACAACTCGGCGCCACTAACGCCACCTGGCGCCTACAACGTGCCATTGACCCAACGCTACGTCTCTTCAG GCGAGGCGTGTCTGTATGAAGCCCTGTGTGACGACAACCCCAGCCTCAAGTGTGAGGGTCACCGGGGCGTCTACTGCTGCTACAACAGCCGCGGCATCCACACCACCAACCTCAACGCCACCACCACGGCCTGCACGTGCAGCAACGAGTTCCGGGGGGAGCGCTGCGACGACGATGTGAAGTCCGTTCCCGCCTTGGAACAGA GGTGCCTGAAGGACGCCGCGTGTCCAGTAGGAGCCAAGACGGCGGTTGTCAAGAGCGGTGCCCAGAACGTGACAGTGACGTACTGCTGTCCGAGCCTCATACACGAGCCCCACGTGCAGACCGTGCAGGGCGCTACACCTAAAGACATCTGCAGCTGCAGTTCTCACGACGAGGAAGGTTCCCCGACAGTCAAGACCATTCAGTGGGCCGAGCTAACGAAAGACTATG GTCGTTGGTGCGAGAGCGGATCTGCCTGCGAACTGTTGTCGTCGAAGCTCACGTTTTATAGGAACTACGACACCAGCACCAACAAGGTTCTGTCGCTGTGTTGTCGAACACCTAACACCACCTACTACTTCGCCGCCTACGAGCAGGAGAGCTACGAATCTATCGGGTGCCGGTGCGCCAACACCCGGGTTCCCCACCCAGAACATGGCGCCTACGCTGTGCCGGAGGCGGGCTTCTACAACTCCACAG GTGAGGCTTGTTCTTACAATTCTGGGTGTGACGACCATCCAAGCCTCAAGTGCGAGGCATCTGACGTCTCCTTTTGTTGCTATGGCAGCCGGGGTATGTACACGGATACCCTGAACGACAGGATTACATCGTGCACTTGCACTAACGACCGTCTGGGCGAGTTCTGCGCAGGAAAACTATTTCCTGTTTCTACGTCATCTCACGTCACGCCCTCTGGCGTCCTGTGCCTGCTGCTCATGGCGCTGTACTGCCTTGGACGTTAA
- the LOC112563179 gene encoding uncharacterized protein LOC112563179 isoform X1 gives MTAILTTLWVTAVAVVVAVVVGAAAAEDCLTDDNCRNITATRTTGNVTYCCSDVSRQMSVRVDGQCQCLSQGLHNGTGQTKDALKNWADDTMDEGRMCLFGEKDCSGSHFNATIGSVQQPYCCRNSDNIEFVMYNASDPDYVGCRCANNSAPLTPPGAYNVPLTQRYVSSGEACLYEALCDDNPSLKCEGHRGVYCCYNSRGIHTTNLNATTTACTCSNEFRGERCDDDVKSVPALEQRCLKDAACPVGAKTAVVKSGAQNVTVTYCCPSLIHEPHVQTVQGATPKDICSCSSHDEEGSPTVKTIQWAELTKDYGRWCESGSACELLSSKLTFYRNYDTSTNKVLSLCCRTPNTTYYFAAYEQESYESIGCRCANTRVPHPEHGAYAVPEAGFYNSTGEACSYNSGCDDHPSLKCEASDVSFCCYGSRGMYTDTLNDRITSCTCTNDRLGEFCAGKLFPVSTSSHVTPSGVLCLLLMALYCLGR, from the exons ATGACTGCAATCCTTACTACGTTGTGGGTGActgctgtggctgttgttgttgctgtagtcGTAG GAGCTGCTGCAGCGGAAGACTGTTTGACAGACGACAACTGCCGCAACATCACCGCCACCAGGACCACCGGCAACGTTACCTACTGctgcagtgacgtcagcagacagATGAGTGTGCGGGTTGACGGACAGTGTCAATGCCTGTCGCAAGGTCTGCACAACGGGACTGGTCAGACCAAGGATGCTTTGAAGAACTGGGCTGACGACACCATGGATGAAG GTCGCATGTGTTTGTTCGGCGAAAAGGACTGCAGTGGCTCCCACTTCAATGCGACGATCGGGTCGGTACAGCAGCCGTACTGCTGCCGCAACAGCGACAACATCGAGTTCGTCATGTACAACGCCTCTGACCCCGACTACGTGGGTTGCCGTTGTGCGAACAACTCGGCGCCACTAACGCCACCTGGCGCCTACAACGTGCCATTGACCCAACGCTACGTCTCTTCAG GCGAGGCGTGTCTGTATGAAGCCCTGTGTGACGACAACCCCAGCCTCAAGTGTGAGGGTCACCGGGGCGTCTACTGCTGCTACAACAGCCGCGGCATCCACACCACCAACCTCAACGCCACCACCACGGCCTGCACGTGCAGCAACGAGTTCCGGGGGGAGCGCTGCGACGACGATGTGAAGTCCGTTCCCGCCTTGGAACAGA GGTGCCTGAAGGACGCCGCGTGTCCAGTAGGAGCCAAGACGGCGGTTGTCAAGAGCGGTGCCCAGAACGTGACAGTGACGTACTGCTGTCCGAGCCTCATACACGAGCCCCACGTGCAGACCGTGCAGGGCGCTACACCTAAAGACATCTGCAGCTGCAGTTCTCACGACGAGGAAGGTTCCCCGACAGTCAAGACCATTCAGTGGGCCGAGCTAACGAAAGACTATG GTCGTTGGTGCGAGAGCGGATCTGCCTGCGAACTGTTGTCGTCGAAGCTCACGTTTTATAGGAACTACGACACCAGCACCAACAAGGTTCTGTCGCTGTGTTGTCGAACACCTAACACCACCTACTACTTCGCCGCCTACGAGCAGGAGAGCTACGAATCTATCGGGTGCCGGTGCGCCAACACCCGGGTTCCCCACCCAGAACATGGCGCCTACGCTGTGCCGGAGGCGGGCTTCTACAACTCCACAG GTGAGGCTTGTTCTTACAATTCTGGGTGTGACGACCATCCAAGCCTCAAGTGCGAGGCATCTGACGTCTCCTTTTGTTGCTATGGCAGCCGGGGTATGTACACGGATACCCTGAACGACAGGATTACATCGTGCACTTGCACTAACGACCGTCTGGGCGAGTTCTGCGCAGGAAAACTATTTCCTGTTTCTACGTCATCTCACGTCACGCCCTCTGGCGTCCTGTGCCTGCTGCTCATGGCGCTGTACTGCCTTGGACGTTAA
- the LOC112562389 gene encoding uncharacterized protein LOC112562389 has translation MAIIFIVLSVMSIEFSTGQDCLRRDSYPNIPRNETDQNVTYYCSDVTKNAIITINNSCKCLTPDEAVKDWADTTMDKGRMCSQKSCPSGEVSCSEVTAGSKVFSCTNTQSIRSVVFNTSNSNSVGCRCWGYPAPVLPPDAYVFPLNRKYTSSGEQCLYGALCDDNPTRIISLNDNVYCCYNSRGVSITSINDSTMGCTCSNEFQGAYLVSFFSNQRSLPNTQLRCWTNAACPPGDNPTSVTTDGVTYCCPDLRSMPHLQIFEGTTRRYLCTCTSLPQATNQTTGQAKGQVPQVTPSMHLCVVVGLFASLFGNYAG, from the exons ATGGCGATCATCTTCATTGTGCTGAGTGTCATGTCGATCG AGTTTTCGACAGGGCAAGACTGTTTGAGAAGAGACTCCTACCCCAATATCCCTCGCAATGAGACTGATCAGAACGTCACGTACTACTGTAGCGACGTCACCAAGAAtgccatcatcaccatcaacaacTCGTGCAAATGTCTGACCCCTGATGAGGCAGTGAAGGACTGGGCCGACACAACCATGGATAAAG GTCGCATGTGTTCCCAGAAGTCTTGTCCCAGCGGGGAAGTCAGCTGTTCAGAGGTTACAGCGGGGTCAAAGGTGTTCTCCTGCACCAACACTCAGTCCATCAGAAGTGTCGTCTTCAACACATCTAACTCGAACTCCGTGGGCTGCCGGTGTTGGGGATATCCAGCCCCTGTTCTGCCTCCAGATGCATACGTCTTTCCCCTGAATAGGAAATACACTTCTTCCG GTGAGCAGTGCCTGTATGGCGCTCTCTGTGACGACAACCCCACCCGTATCATTTCGCTGAACGACAACGTCTACTGCTGCTACAACAGCCGGGGCGTCTCCATCACAAGCATCAACGACAGCACCATGGGTTGCACATGCTCTAACGAGTTTCAGGGGGCATATTTGGTCTCCTTCTTCTCCAACCAACGGTCCCTTCCTAACACACAACTAA GGTGCTGGACCAACGCTGCCTGTCCTCCCGGAGACAACCCAACGAGTGTCACGACTGATGGCGTCACGTACTGTTGTCCCGACCTCCGCAGCATGCCACACCTGCAAATTTTTGAAGGAACAACTCGTAGATACCTCTGTACCTGCACCTCCTTACCTCAGGCGACAAATCAGACCACAGGGCAGGCTAAAGGTCAAGTACCTCAGGTCACACCGTCGATGCACTTGTGTGTGGTTGTCGGGCTTTTTGCCAGTCTGTTTGGAAATTATGCTGGCTAG